The Amaranthus tricolor cultivar Red isolate AtriRed21 chromosome 6, ASM2621246v1, whole genome shotgun sequence genome has a segment encoding these proteins:
- the LOC130815784 gene encoding transcription initiation factor IIB-2-like, whose translation MTYFFCNDCKACTPIVIDNRLGQTICSICGLLLDQFHLVSVNETSEFENDSNTNPDTIGGPTNDSNRIESDANPSPDKISDPRNDSILKSGIADSKIISRNKKTDRLSDGFERIESMAKKLSLDSAITHRAKKIFKKLYENHHSRGKSNDIFPAACIFFVCRQEKNPRTLKEICFVLEDGISAMKSIVKENSYIEHHLNKNTPVIGENKIASAADYVKRFCTNLGILYDRDIKAAFEAAQNSEKIDIRRSPPSLAAAMIYIVCFFLKKPKPLSLKNIAVVSSVAEGTIRSVCKDVKPHLPKIIPTWFAEKDELLKASFPDSI comes from the coding sequence ATGACATATTTCTTTTGCAATGACTGCAAAGCATGTACCCCAATAGTCATTGATAACAGGTTAGGCCAAACTATATGTTCTATTTGTGGTCTTCTTTTGGATCAATTCCATCTCGTCTCCGTTAATGAGACCTCGGAATTCGAAAATGATTCTAACACTAATCCTGATACAATCGGCGGTCCGACGAATGATAGTAATAGAATCGAATCTGATGCCAATCCTAGTCCTGATAAAATCAGTGACCCGAGAAACGATAGCATTTTGAAATCTGGAATTGCAGACTCAAAAATAATCTCTAGAAACAAGAAAACTGATCGCCTTTCAGATGGATTTGAAAGAATTGAATCAATGGCTAAGAAATTATCTCTGGATTCCGCGATTACACATCGTGCTAAAAAAATCTTCAAGAAACTTTACGAGAATCATCATTCTCGAGGGAAGAGTAATGATATATTTCCGGCTGCTTGTATATTCTTCGTTTGTCGACAAGAAAAGAATCCACGAACATTGAAAGAGATTTGTTTCGTTTTGGAGGATGGAATTAGTGCGATGAAAAGTATCGTGAAGGAGAATTCATACATTGAGCATCATTTAAACAAAAATACGCCTGTGATTGGTGAAAATAAAATTGCGAGTGCTGCCGATTATGTAAAAAGATTTTGTACTAATTTAGGTATTTTGTATGACCGTGATATAAAAGCAGCATTTGAGGCGGCACAAAACTCAGAAAAGATTGATATTAGGAGGAGTCCACCGTCATTGGCTGCAGCTATGATTTACATTGTTTGTTTCTTTTTGAAAAAGCCGAAACCACTATCATTGAAAAATATTGCGGTTGTTAGTAGTGTTGCTGAGGGAACCATTAGAAGTGTTTGTAAAGATGTTAAGCCTCATTTACCCAAGATTATTCCTACTTGGTTTGCTGAGAAAGATGAATTATTGAAGGCTTCTTTCCCTGATAGTATATAG